A region of the Andreesenia angusta genome:
TACAAGGAGGAACGGATATGAGCAAATTTACAATACCTGAAAACTACAAGTCTAGGCTAGATGTGATAGAAACAGAGGTGGCCATAAAGAATATAAAGGACTATTTCGAGAGAGAGCTGGCAGTAGCTTTAAAGCTAACAAGGGTTTCAGCGCCCCTTTTTGTAAGAACTAACTCAGGCCTGAACGACAATCTAAATGGAGTTGAAAAGCCAGTTTCCTTTAAATTAAAAAACGACAACGATGCCCAGATAGAGATAGTCCACTCTCTTGCCAAGTGGAAGAGACTTGCCCTTGAGAAGTATGGCTTCAAAGCTCCAAATGGAATATACACAGATATGAACGCCATAAGGGCGGATGAGGAGTTTGACAATACACACTCTATCTACGTAGACCAGTGGGACTGGGAAAAAGTCATAACTGCGGAAGACAGGACACTAGACTACCTCAAGAGCATAGTCGAAGACATATATGAAGTGTTCCTTAAGACCGAGGACTTTATATACAGCATATACAGTGAGTATGACAAGTTCCTTCCAAAGGAGATCTTCTTCATAACTTCACAGGAACTAGAGGACAGATATCCTTCTCTCACACCTGACGAGAGGGAGAACGAGCTTGCAAAAGAAAAGGGAGCTATCTTCATAATGCAGATAGGGAAGACTTTGCTCTCTGGAGAAAAGCACGACGGTAGAGCGCCTGACTACGATGACTGGGAGCTGAATGGAGACCTGATACTCTGGAATCCTGTACTTGGAAGAGCGCTTGAACTATCCTCTATGGGAATAAGGGTCGACTCTGAATCTCTTAAAAGACAGCTTGCGCTTTCTGGATGTGAAGACAGACTGGAGCTTGAATACCATAGACTTCTGTCCGAAGACAAGCTTCCGCTCACTATAGGTGGAGGGATAGGGCAGTCTAGGATATGCATGTTCTTCCTTCAAAAAGCCCACATAGGGGAAGTCCAAGCTTCTGTTTGGCCGAAAGAAATGATTGAAGTATGTGAATCCAGCAATATTCATCTACTTTAAAAGAGGTGAGTGAATATGAAAAAGATAAATATTTACTTTATGCTTCTTGGAGTTGGGATAGGCGCTTTGATATCAGGGCTGGCTCTTAAGATGTATCCTGTTCCTAAAGTGGAGATAACCGATCAAGAGGTGATTGAGAGAGCTAAGGACCTAGGTATGGTTGGGATGAAAGAGCATATAGAGAAAAGCTCGGCCCAGAAAGAGTCGGAAGCCGAAGCGGTAGATGAGCAGCCACTGCCTATTGAAGCTAGTATAGCTGTGACCCAAGGGGAGGGCAGCGAAGCAGTGGCTGACAAGCTCTTAAGCGCAAAGCTTATAGAGGATAAGAATGACTTTGTCTTGTTTGTGTCTGAAAAAAAGGCTGGAAGAAGCTTCAGGCAAGGCACTTATACTATAAAGTCAGGCTCTAGCTATGATGAAATTCTAAGCATACTTACAAAAGGTGTTTACCGATATGATCAATAGCGTTTTCAAATCAAAAGCAGCCTTGATATTTTGTAAAACTATATTTGCAGTGGCGCTACCTATAGCGCTGCTGCTCTCTACAGTCAGCTATGTATCCTCTAATCTAGATTTCTATAGGGACAGGTTCAGAGAAAACAAGATCTCAGACACAACAGGGCTCAGTGAACAAGCGCTTTTGAGCGTCTCTGAGGAAATAGTCAAATACTTACAAGGAGAGCGAGACAACTTCGATATAACACTTGAAGATGGAATTGAACTGTTTGGAGAGCGTGAAAAACTTCATATGGAAGATGTCAGGGTCCTCTTTGACGTGGGAATCATTGTCAGGAATTTATCTATGTTGTTGTCTATTCTCGCTTTTTTATGTATACTGTATGTGGATAGACGTGAAGCTGGGAACGCACTTGTAGTTTCATTCTGCTTTACTCTGCTCGTCATAGTTACGCTAGGAATGTTCATAGCTTTGGACTTCGAAAAGACTTTCACCGTTTTCCACCTTATGCTGTTTGACAACGACCTCTGGCTTCTAGATCCTAGAACCGATCTTCTCATTAAGATGTTGCCGCTAGACTTCTTTTACAAGATGGCCTACAGGATACTGGTTCTGTTCGGGATAGAGGTTTCCGCTGTGCTGGGACTTGGCCTCTTGGGCAGGAGATTGTTTAAATCGAGCTGATTGTTTTTCTCCGCAGAGGGTAATATTAATATATAGTTGCTTTTAAAAGGAGGAATTCACATGAAAAAAGTAATAGCTTTGATGGCAAGCCCAAACAAGGGAAAGAACACGGATACTCTGGTAGATAAGTTCCTAGAGGGGATTTCAGATTCTGGAGAAAAAGTTGAGATAAAGAAATATGTCATAAGGGATATGAACATAGGATTTTGCATAGGGTGCAATTACTGCGAAAAAACAGGGAACTGCTTCCAGGACGACGATATGAACGAGCTCTATGAAGCTTTTGATTCAAGCGATGGAATCATACTGGGAAGCCCTATTTACTTTGGCGGAATAACTACTTATGGAAAGCTAATGATAGATAGATGCCAGATATACTGGTCTAGTAAGTATGTACTTGGGGAGTCTTCGATAGATAGAGGCAAGAAGAGATTTGGAGCCTTCATATCTACAGTTGGAGCTCCGGAGAAATACTCTAATTTCACAGGAAGCCAGCAAGTCGCATCTGTTTTCTTTAAGTCCATCAACACCGAGCAAAATCAGGCTATTTATGTAGCTAACACAGATGAGCAGAAGACGTGGGAAAACGCAGAACTTCTAGAAGATGTCTATCAAAAGGGAAAGGCTTTCTTTGAAGGCTTTTAGATAAGTACTGTTTTAAAATACACTTAAGGATAGGGGTTTTTTTATGAAAAATAAGTTACCGATAGCGCTTTCAAACAGACATGTGCACTTAAGCGAGAGTGACCTGGAGAAGCTTTTTGGCGGAGGACATTCCCTCTGCGAACTGAAAAGTCTTTCTCAGCCTGGACAATTTGCATGTGAAGAAAAGGTGGACTTGGTTGGACCGAGGGGAACTATACCAGGAGTTAGAGTTCTAGGTCCAACTAGAGACATTACTCAAGTGGAGATATCTTTCGCAGATGCCAGAAAACTCGGTGTAGACGCTCCTGTGAAAGAATCTGGCGATATAGAGGGCTCTCCTGGCCTTAAACTTGTGGGTCCGAACGGAGAAGTGGATATGGAGCAAGGTGCTATAGTGGCCGCAAGGCATATACACTTCAGCGATAAGGATGCTGAGGAATTCGGCGTTTCGGACGGCGAGAAAGTCAAGATCAAAACAAGCGGCGACAGATCTCTTGTGTTTGAAAATGTGACTGTGAGGGTTTCTCCGAAGTACTCTCTAGAGATGCACGTGGATCTAGAGGAGGGGAATGCTGCAGGAGTATCTAATGGAGATCTGGTAGAGATAATACGATAGGGGGCTTACTGATATGAAAAATCTAGCAAGCTATATAGACCACACTATACTGAAGGCCGATGCGAGCATGAAAGAAATAGACAAGGTCTGTGACGAAGCATTGGAGCATGGATTCGCCTCTGTATGTGTGAATCCGTATTACGTCAGACATGTCTCTGGCAGGCTAAGCGGAGAGGTGAAGACCACTTCAGTCATAGGCTTCCCACTGGGAGCTAATAGGAGTGAAGTCAAAGCGCTGGAAGCTAGCTTGGCGATAGAGGATGGTGCAGACGAGCTTGACATGGTCATGAATATATGTGCTCTTAAAAACAAGGACTACGATATTGTGCAAAGCGATATCATGAGTGTAGTAAATGTATCGAAAGGAAAAGCTATACTTAAGGTGATAATAGAGACATCGCTTTTGAACGAAGAGGAAAAAGTCAAAGCTTGCGAGATATGCAGAGACTGCTATGTGGACTTTGTAAAGACTTCAACTGGATTTAGTACAGGGGGAGCCACTGTGGCAGATGTGGCTTTGATGAAGAACATAGTCGGAGACGGTATAGGTGTCAAGGCTTCTGGAGGAGTAAGAGACAGTGAGACAGCTTTGAAAATGATAGATGCAGGAGCTACTAGGATAGGGGCAAGCGCCTCTGTAGACATAGTAAGCGGAAGCATCTCTAAAGATGAACCGGAAAGTAAATACTAGCGATTTACTTTCCGGTTTTTTTATTTGATTCAAAAAAACTGGGTATAAGTACTAGGCTATATAAATTAACTTTAAAGGAGGAGCCGGAAATTTCGGCGCTTGAAAATATGGAAGACAAAAAAGGAATACTACTTGAAACAGGTACTGGAGAAATGGAGATACTGGAGTTTACTGTTAAAGACTCCCACTACGCCATAAACGTCATAAAGGTTAAGGAGATACTGGAGGTTGAGTCTTTCAGCAAAGTGCCTAAGTCGGATCCTGCTGTGCTCGGCATGGCCCTTATAAGGGGCGAGGTCATACCCCTTATAGACATGAGCGTTGTGCTAGAGGATGAGTTCAAGGACAGAAGCCAGAAGTTCAAGATACTGCTATGCGAATTCAATCACCTTAAGGTGGGATTCGTGGTGGACCAGGTGCTGGGGATACACCGTATTGGATGGGATGCCATAAAGAAGCCTACCTACGTAAACGATGTGAACAGCTCCCTTGTGATAGGGAATATAACGTTCAACGAAAGGATATTGATGCTTTTAGACTTCGAAAAAATCGTTACAGACATATCTCCGTCTACTGGAATAAATGCCGAGAGGATAGGTCAGATAGCCCCAAAGGACAGAAGCAAGGTCAAGCTGGTACTGTCGGACGACTCGACACTTATAAGGCAGCTGCTTAGAGATGTGCTGACCGAAGCTGGCTTTGTCAACATGAGATTCTTTGACGACGGAAAACAGGCTCTCGATCACTTGTCAAATCTTGCAAGTCAAAAAGGAGAGTCTTTTATGGATGATGTGGATATACTTATCACAGATATCGAGATGCCTCAGATGGATGGCCACACTCTCACTAGAAAGGTCAAAGAAGACCCTATACTCAGAAAGCTTCCTGTCATAATATTCTCTTCTCTTATAACTGACGATCTCAAGCACAAAGGCGACTCCGTTCAGGCCGACGCTCAGATGAGCAAGCCTGAAGTTGGAAAGCTGGTGGAGCTTATAGACGGATTTGTAAGACATAAGTATAGATAAAGTAGTGCAGAAAAGACAAGTCTCTGGAGATGATTGAAAAAAGCTCCTAGAGGCTTGTCTTTTTAAGATATAACCTTTGAAAACCAGTTAAAAAATGCGGAACTGAGTTATACAAAATGTATATTTTGTATAACTGGTGGCGAAACAGAGAGGAGTTGTGGTATTATATGTATAAGGAAGGTGATTCTATGAACGAATACGATATACCGCTTGTGCTCGAAGACTTTTTAAACTACATAGAGACTATAAAGGGCAAGTCGGAAAATACAGCTAAGGAGTACCTCTTCGACCTTCGTACCTTTATGAAGTTCCTGAAGATAAGATACCGCCTGGTGGACAAGAGCACTCCTTTTGACGAAATAACGATATGGGATATAAGTGAAGAGTTTTTCCAAAAAGTTAGACTCGAAGACCTTCACGCCTTTATCTCCTACGTGGATAAAGAGCGGCACAACAAGAACTACACCAAGGCCAGGAAGGTCGCTTCCATACGCTCTTTCTTTAGGTATTTGCATTCCAAGCGGAGGATTATAAGCGAGAACCCAGCTATAGAGCTAGAGTCTCCGAAGACAGGAACCAGGCACCCGGTCTACCTCACACTTGAGGAATCCCAGAGGCTCTTAGACTCTGTCGAGGGTAACAACAGCGAAAGAGACTACGCAATACTCACCCTCTTCCTCAACTGCGGCCTCCGTCTTTCGGAGCTTGTAAGCATAGATATAGACAAGATAAAAGGCGACATACTCACCGTAAGGGGAAAAGGCGACAAGGAGCGCACCATCTACTTGAACGAAGCCTGCTTAAGGGCCATAGAACTCTATATGGCAGTCCGCCCTATCGAGGACCTGAAAGACCCCAAGGCGCTATTCATAAGCAGACACAGGTCCAGGCTCAGCAACAAGACGGTTCAGCACCTAGTTAAAAAACAACTAAAAAAAGCCGGGCTCGACGAAGATAAATACTCCACGCACAAGCTCAGACATACAGCTGCAACTCTTATGTACAAATACGGAAACGTAGACATCCGGGCCCTTCAGCAGATACTCGGGCACGAAAATGTATCTACAACTCAAATCTACACCCACTTAGACGATGATAGGCTAAGGAAAGCAGTAAACAGTAACCCTCTATCCAAAAGATAGAGGGTTACTTTACATAATATTATTATGTTATATGAACTTCTCACTTCCATTTAAGACCCATTTATTTTTCTTAAGGTCAAGCGATTTTATATCGTTTTCTAGACCGAAGTAGCACGGAAGCTTGAAATCTTTTCCGCCAGCTCTTTCAAAAGCCTCTGCGAACCAATTCGATACAAGCTCAATTTCCTCATGCTCTATCTCTGGATGATTCGAGAAAATCTCCTGAAGGTCAAGGTCTTCGTCCACTTTGAATATTCCCGTCTTCTCCATAACCTTTTCGCTTCCGGCAAAACAGCTTTCACCGTATCCGCTGTAGACTTCCTCTCCGTTTATGTCCATGCAGTATACCATTATGTCGGTTCCATCCACTGTGTCTACAAGCACAAAATCCACGATGTCCACTTCCGGGCTGAATCTAAGCTCAAGCACCTCTTCAAGCTCTAGCTTAAGAGAAGTTCTCTTGCGTCCCAAATTATCCTCTATGTTTTTCAGATATCTTTCCTTGCTCAAAATCCTGCCCCCTTTAAAATTCTCCGCCTTCTATGGCCTTCACAGTAAGCCTGTCGGCTATATTGTAGTTGTCTTTTTCCACCACTATTCTTTCGAAAAAGTCGTATATGCTGTTCAGCTTTTCCTGAAGCTCCGAGTCCAGTTCGAATTCAGACATCATTTCATCGAACGCCCCCTTGTGAGCCCCCTTGTATATGTGAATAGGCATCTGGTCGTACTCTGAAGCTGTCATGTCAAGCCTGTAGTGGCACTCTAGCCTGAACTTCTGTATATACTTCAACATCAAGTCTTTATTAGTCATTTTATCCTCTCCTTGTAATAGTCTTAATTATAATGTAGCAAATAACGCTTATATTTTCAATATAAACAATACACAATGCACATAATAATATTATGTAAACTTAACTTTTCAAGCAGAGCTGGTCCAATAAGACCAGCTCCGTTCATTTTACTTTTTAGCACTCATTATTTCTTCAGCCATCTTTTCAGGAACTTCTTGGTACCTCAGATGGGACATCTCTAAATGACCTCTTCCATTTGCAAGTGTTCTCAGGTCTATGGAGTACTCCACGGCTTCTGACTGTGGTATTTCGGCCAGTATAAGCTGCAGCTTGCTGTCCTCAATAGGTTCTATTCCAAGCACCTGCCCTCTCTTTTTGCTCACATCGCCCATTACATCACCGGTTGAATCCTCTGGAACGTAGAGTTTTACAGACATCACAGGCTCTAATAGCTTAGCTCCAGCTTCTTTCAAGGCCTCTTTAAACGCCTGGTTGGCCGCAAGCCTGAAAGCCATTTCAGATGAGTCCACATTGTGGTAAGATCCATCGTAGAGCTTGGCCTTTATATTTATAACAGGATATCCTCCCAGCACTCCATTCCCCATAGAGTCTATAACACCCTGCTCTACAGATGGGATGTACTGTTTAGGGATGGCTCCGCCAGTTATCTCCGCTTCAAACTCAAACTGCTTGTCGGAAGGACCGAATATCATCTTTACATCCCCGTACTGCCCATGCCCTCCTGACTGCTTCTTATGCTTGTAGTGGATGTCTGCCGAGCCCGATATAGTCTCTTTGTACGGTATATCTAGCTTCTTCCTGCTTACGCTTATTCCGAACTGCTCTGAAAGTTTCTTTACGACAGAGTCAAGGTGCATCTCGCCTTGAACTCCTAGTACAAGCTGTCCTGTTTCGCTGCTTCTCTCCCAGGAAAGTGAAGGATTTTCTTCTGAAAGCCTTCTAAGCCCTTCGCTGATCTTGTCCTCGTCAAACTGAGATTTTGGCTCTATAGCCGCGAATAGCTGGGCCTTAGGAAATTCAAGCTTAGAAACCGGCTGAGCGTTCTTATCTGATGATATAGTGTCTCCAGTCTTCAGCGAGTCGCATTTCACCAGTGCAACTATATCACCTTCTCCCGCTCCCTCTATGTCTGAAAGAACATCTTGCGCATAAGTCATGACGCTTCCGCATTTCTCTTTATCACCTGTCCTTGCATTGTAGAATTCAGACCCCTTGGATAACTCGCCACTTTCGATCTTCACAAGCGATATTTTCTCCTGGAACTTGTCTGAATAAGTCTTGAAAACGTGTCCGCTGAATACGTCGCTTCCAGAAGAGACGCTCTCGACAGGTGACGGGAAGTAGTCCTTGGCAAGCCACATAAGCGTATGCACTCCGATATTCTTAAGAGACGCGCCGCAGAGCACAGGTATTACCTCGCCAGATATGACTGCATTCCGAAGACCCATGTGTACCTCGTCTCTGCTGAAGCTCTCTCCAGAAAAGTACTTTTCAAGCAGCGACTCGTCTGTTTCCGCCACAGACTCCATCAGCATCTCTTTTACGCTACTTATCTCATCGCCCATGTCGGCTGGAACCTCAACGGTGTAGCATCTACCTTCAGTAGGGTTGTACTCCCTCGCAAAGTCCTCCACCACATTGACATATCCCTTGAACTCTTCTTCACTGCCTATAGGCACGTGGAAAGGAGCTATCTTCTTGCCGTACCTCTCTCTAAGCTGGGAGAGAATCTTGTAGTAGTCGGCCTTCTCTGAGTCTATCTTGTTTACGAATATTATCTTAGGTATATTGTACTTATCTGTAAGCTCTAGGGCCCTGTCTGTTCCAGCCTCTATCTCGGAAGTCCCATCTACTATAACCACAGCTCCCGAAGACACCGACACTCCTGCCATGGCCTCCCCGTAGAAGTCAAGGTATCCCGGAGTATCTATGAAATTGTATTTGTGGTCCTTCCACTCCACAGAAAAGAGATTTATATCTGAAGTTATACTCGGAACGTTTTCCATATTCAGCTTTCCGCCTTTTCCTGAATTGTACAGTATCGCCTGGCAAAGCCTGCTCTTTCCTGATCCGCTGTGTCCGAGTAACGCTATATTTCTAATTTCACTGCTTTCGTATTTTCTCATCGTTTTGCCCCCTTGTAAGTGTTTAATACCTTTTTACCCACTAAAATTATGTAAAAACATCTCTCTCGAAAGTTTATAGCTCTGTATAGAGTTGATTTTTTAGACTAAAACCATTATAATTGTAGAAACGCAATACAGTTATTTTATGAAACGGGGGGTATAATTATGAGTTTTAAGTATATCAATAGAGTTCCTACACCAGAAGAGATTAAAGAAGCCACTCCTCTAAGTGAAAGTCTGCTTAAGGTGAAAGCCGAAAGAGACAAGATGATAAGAGACGTGTTCGAAGGCAAGAGCGACAAGTTTTTGCTTATAATAGGGCCTTGCTCTGCCGATAGAGAAGACGCGCTTTATGACTATGTCACAAGGCTTGCAAAGCTTCAAGAAGAGGTTAAAGACAAGATTATAATGGTTCCACGTATATACACAAACAAGCCTAGAACTACAGGCGAGGGATACAAGGGCATGATGCACCAGCCTAATCTCTCTGAAAAGCCGAATATCTCAGAGGGAATAAAGTCAATAAGGAGACTTCATATAAAGGCCATCCAGGAGTCTGGCCTTACAGCTGCCGACGAGATGCTCTACTCGGAGAACTATCCGTATGTAGAGGACCTGCTTTCTTACGTGGCCATAGGAGCTAGATCTGTAGAGAACCAGCAGCACAGGCTGACTGTAAGCGGAATGGATATACCGGGCGGAATGAAAAACCCTACTAGTGGCGACATCTCTGTTATGTTCAACTCCATAAAAGCGGCTCACATATCTCATACTTTCATCTACAATGGATGTGAGGTTGAGACTTCAGGAAATCCTCTAGCTCACGGAATCCTGAGAGGCTCTGTAAACCGCCATGGAGACTGCATACCTAATTACCACTACGAAGACCTTTCAGCAGTTGCAGAAGAGTATGCCAAGAGAGGCTATGTAAACCCAGCTATAATAGTGGATACAAACCACTCCAACTCCATGAAGAAGTACTCGGAGCAGCCTAGGATTGCAAAAGAGGTCATCTTCAGCAAAAACTACTCTAAAGACCTCAAGTCGCTTATAAAGGGACTTATGATAGAGAGCTATTTAGAAGAGGGTAGACAGGAGAACCAGGACATATACGGAAAGTCCATAACTGACCCTTGCCTAGGGTGGAAAGACTCAGAGAGACTCGTATACGATATAGCGGAGTCCCTGTAGTCTAAAGCACCAAATCAAGCGAATAGCTATAAAACACAAAGAGACAGGGAAATTAACCTGTCTCTTTGTGTTTTATATTTTTCTGAAAAGTCCAACCACTTTCCCGACTATAGTGACTTCTTTTGCCAGTATCGGGGCCATGTAGTCATTTTCAGGCTGAAGCCTTATATGGTCTTTCTCTTTGAAAAACCTTTTTACGGTGGCTTCGCTGCCTAAGAGCGCTACAACTATGTCTCCACTTTCGGCTGAGCTCTGGTGCTTCACAAGTATAAAGTCCTTGTCGTATATGCCGGCATTTATCATGCTGTCACCTTTGACCTTCAGCATAAAAGACTCTCCTTTAGGTACAAAGTCCACTGGCATAGGGAATACATCCTCTATATTTTCCGTGGCCAGCAGCGGCTCTCCTGCTGCCACCCTTCCAAGCACCGGTATGTCGATAGTCTCTTTCTTGTAGACAAAGCCTTCGTTTCCAGAGTCCATCACCTCTATGGTGCGAGGCTTAGAGGCATCTCTCTTTATATATCCCAATCCCTCCAGTTTCTCCAGATGAGAGTGAACTGTAGAGGTGGACTTTAGCCCAACCGCCACACATATCTCTCTTACAGAAGGTGGATAGCCCTTCTTGGATATCTCGCTCTTTATAAATTCAAGTATTGCGCTCTGCTTTGCAGAGAGGTCATCATACATAGTAAACCCTCCTATTCACGGATCGTTTTAACAATTATACCACAGAGAAACCTCCACATCAAACATATGTTCTAGTCTAGCTCCACCAGATTGTTTACATAGAGATTGTTCAGACTCTTCATTATGCCGAGTTTGCAGTGCTCGTAGGTAAGTCCCCCCTGGTAGTAGGCGTAGAAAGGCTCTCTTACAGGCCCGTCGGCGCTCAGCTCTATAGAGGAACCCTGCACAAACGCTCCTGCAGCCATTATGACCTCAGACTCGTAGCCAGGCATCTCCCCTGGTATAGGTGCGAAGTAGGAGTCCACAGGCGAGGCCGACTGTATCCCTTGACAGAACTTTACAAGCCTCTCCTCAGACCTGAACTCTATCCCCTGGATTATGTCGCTTCTCTTGTCTCCAAGCTTCGGAACAGTCTTGAATCCCAGTGATTCATATATAGAGGCCAAGAGAAGAGAGCCTTTAAGGGACTCAGTGACTATATGTGGAGCCAAGAAAAGCCCCTGAAGCACATTTCTGGTCATTCCGAAAGTGAGCCCGCATTCCTTCCCTATTCCAGGGGCTGTGGCCCTGTTGGCCACATACTCTATCAGCTCGGAAGTTCCAACTATATATCCTCCCGTGAGGGCTAGGCCTCCTCCTGGGTTCTTTATAAGAGACCCTGCCATTATATCTGCGCCGTGTTCGCTGGGCTCGGTGATCTCCATAAACTCACCGTAGCAATTGTCCACCATGCAGATTATATCTGGATTTATGGATTTAACCACAGCCATAGCCTCCGCAAGTTCCTCTACGGTAAAGGCATTCCTGTCGCTGTAGCCTGTAGACCTCTGAAGAGCCACCATCTTGGTGTCGCTTGAAACAAACTCCGGTATCCTCTTTAGGTCTATCTTCTTTTTCTCTGTAAGCTCCAGCTCCTTGTACTTCACCCCATAGTCTATAAGGGTCCCCTTCATGCCGCCTTTCGACCCTATCACTTTTTGGAGAGTGTCGTATGGGGCTCCCGTTATGTAGACAAGCTCATCTCCCGGAAACAGTATCCCTGAAAGCACCAGGTTTATGGCATGCGTGCCCGAAGCTATAGTGGGCCTCACAAGGGCATCTTCTGTCCTAAATATATTGGAGTAGACTTCCTCCACCTTCTCTCTGCCCACGTCGTCATAGCCATATCCTGTTGTCCATGAAAAGTGTGTGGAGTTCAGCTTGGCTCGCTGCATTCCCTCTATCACCTTGTATTGGTTGAACTCCTTTAGAGAGTCTATTTCCTTGAAAAACTTGCTCTCCACTATCTCTTGATGCTTCAGCACATATTCCACAACCGATTGATCTATGTCGAAGCCTTCGCTTAGTATTTTAGCTGTATCATTTATCATTTAAATTGCTGCCACCTTCCTATATAAATTCCACCGGGGAACTTGGATGTATTGTGAGAATCGCATGCTTGTAGACTATCTGTTGCTTGCCTTCGTTTTCCAGAAGTATTACATAGCTGTCGAAACCCTTCACATTCCCTTTAAGCTGATATCCATTAGAGAGATATACCGTTATAGGTGTATTCTCTTTTCTAACCTTGTTTAAAAAAGCATCTTGAAGATTTATAGACTGTTTCATTTTTAGCCCTCCCGCAGTTTTTTGTCGCAGATAGATATGGCTTCCCTTTTAAGTTCCTCTAGAGATTCGTAATCGTCTACCTGCATCCACACTATCCTCTTGTCGCGCCTAAACCAGGTCAGCTGGCGTTTGGCAAATCTCCTTGAGTTTCTCTTTAAAATCTCCACCATCTCGTCGTAGGTAGTAACTCCTCTTAGATATTCTACGACCTCCTTGTAGCCTATGGCCTTCATAGAGGTCATATCTGAATTATACCCATTTTCAAGCAGAGACTTCACCTCTTCCACAAGGCCATTTTCAAGCATTATATCGACCCTCTCGTTTATCCTCTCGTAGAGATGGCTTCTCTCCATATCTAGCCCTATAAACACTAGGTTGAACTCGTCGTTTTCTTCCCTGAAATTGGTATAGCTTTTAGACATAGGCTCCCCGGTGAGCTCGTACACCTCTAGCGCCCTGACTATGCGCTTTGTATCATTTAGATTCAGTCTTTCGGCGGTCTCAGGGTCCACCTCTTTGAGCTTTTCGTATATATATTCATTTCCGAACTCTTCGGCGCAGTCCATGTACTTCTTTCTGACCTCCATGTCGGAGCCAGAGTCTGCGAAGTCCAGCTTGTATACTATGGAGTTCACATAGAGCCCCGTTCCTCCTACTATAAGCGGTAGCTTCTCCCTTGAGTATACATCTCCCAAGCAGGCGTAAGTCATCTCCTTGAAATCTGAGACTGAAAACTCCTCGTCCGGAGCCACTACGTCCAGCAGATAGTGCGGAATGCTTTTCATCTCGTCAGCTTTTATCTTGGCAGTCCCTATGTCCATGCCTCTGTATATCTGCATTGAATCGGCAGAGATGATTTCTCCGCCGTAATGCTCCGCCAGCTCCACAGAAAGGGAAGTTTTTCCCACAGCCGTTGGACCCACTATCACCAATAAATTTTTCAAACAAATACCTCCTAGCTTCTCTTAAACTTTCGCTCTATTTCCGACTTTGTGAGCTTTATAACCGTAGGTCTTCCGTGAGGGCATGTCAGCGGATTCTCACATCTGCCAAGTTCCTCTATCAGTTTCTCTATCTCTATATGCTTCATGCTGTCGCCAGCTTTTACAGCCGAGGTGCAGGCGAGCTTCATCACCTTTTCCAGCTTCAGCTCGTACCCGCTCTTTACGCCAAACTCCAAACTGTCCAGTATGTCCAGAAACA
Encoded here:
- the asnA gene encoding aspartate--ammonia ligase — its product is MSKFTIPENYKSRLDVIETEVAIKNIKDYFERELAVALKLTRVSAPLFVRTNSGLNDNLNGVEKPVSFKLKNDNDAQIEIVHSLAKWKRLALEKYGFKAPNGIYTDMNAIRADEEFDNTHSIYVDQWDWEKVITAEDRTLDYLKSIVEDIYEVFLKTEDFIYSIYSEYDKFLPKEIFFITSQELEDRYPSLTPDERENELAKEKGAIFIMQIGKTLLSGEKHDGRAPDYDDWELNGDLILWNPVLGRALELSSMGIRVDSESLKRQLALSGCEDRLELEYHRLLSEDKLPLTIGGGIGQSRICMFFLQKAHIGEVQASVWPKEMIEVCESSNIHLL
- a CDS encoding endolytic transglycosylase MltG, which gives rise to MKKINIYFMLLGVGIGALISGLALKMYPVPKVEITDQEVIERAKDLGMVGMKEHIEKSSAQKESEAEAVDEQPLPIEASIAVTQGEGSEAVADKLLSAKLIEDKNDFVLFVSEKKAGRSFRQGTYTIKSGSSYDEILSILTKGVYRYDQ
- a CDS encoding TIGR01906 family membrane protein, whose protein sequence is MINSVFKSKAALIFCKTIFAVALPIALLLSTVSYVSSNLDFYRDRFRENKISDTTGLSEQALLSVSEEIVKYLQGERDNFDITLEDGIELFGEREKLHMEDVRVLFDVGIIVRNLSMLLSILAFLCILYVDRREAGNALVVSFCFTLLVIVTLGMFIALDFEKTFTVFHLMLFDNDLWLLDPRTDLLIKMLPLDFFYKMAYRILVLFGIEVSAVLGLGLLGRRLFKSS
- a CDS encoding flavodoxin family protein, with the translated sequence MKKVIALMASPNKGKNTDTLVDKFLEGISDSGEKVEIKKYVIRDMNIGFCIGCNYCEKTGNCFQDDDMNELYEAFDSSDGIILGSPIYFGGITTYGKLMIDRCQIYWSSKYVLGESSIDRGKKRFGAFISTVGAPEKYSNFTGSQQVASVFFKSINTEQNQAIYVANTDEQKTWENAELLEDVYQKGKAFFEGF
- the pduL gene encoding phosphate propanoyltransferase is translated as MKNKLPIALSNRHVHLSESDLEKLFGGGHSLCELKSLSQPGQFACEEKVDLVGPRGTIPGVRVLGPTRDITQVEISFADARKLGVDAPVKESGDIEGSPGLKLVGPNGEVDMEQGAIVAARHIHFSDKDAEEFGVSDGEKVKIKTSGDRSLVFENVTVRVSPKYSLEMHVDLEEGNAAGVSNGDLVEIIR
- the deoC gene encoding deoxyribose-phosphate aldolase, translated to MKNLASYIDHTILKADASMKEIDKVCDEALEHGFASVCVNPYYVRHVSGRLSGEVKTTSVIGFPLGANRSEVKALEASLAIEDGADELDMVMNICALKNKDYDIVQSDIMSVVNVSKGKAILKVIIETSLLNEEEKVKACEICRDCYVDFVKTSTGFSTGGATVADVALMKNIVGDGIGVKASGGVRDSETALKMIDAGATRIGASASVDIVSGSISKDEPESKY
- a CDS encoding chemotaxis protein: MEDKKGILLETGTGEMEILEFTVKDSHYAINVIKVKEILEVESFSKVPKSDPAVLGMALIRGEVIPLIDMSVVLEDEFKDRSQKFKILLCEFNHLKVGFVVDQVLGIHRIGWDAIKKPTYVNDVNSSLVIGNITFNERILMLLDFEKIVTDISPSTGINAERIGQIAPKDRSKVKLVLSDDSTLIRQLLRDVLTEAGFVNMRFFDDGKQALDHLSNLASQKGESFMDDVDILITDIEMPQMDGHTLTRKVKEDPILRKLPVIIFSSLITDDLKHKGDSVQADAQMSKPEVGKLVELIDGFVRHKYR